A window of the Deinococcus betulae genome harbors these coding sequences:
- a CDS encoding redoxin domain-containing protein translates to MAQRLPLRFDQLCQVLTTLEAGAYIWPTSEQAPSLLTSRPQLQVGDYAPDFLLPALGGGEVRLSALHGQRIWLSLNRQSTCAICNPRHAEVIAVQDQLVPLGVQTVSIWGSTLDDLARGIGKQRPPYAVLADPDDTTYTRYGLSFSLSGTLDPRNLGTMLRGFRMMGAAALKSDGELFRMPAEFLIGRDGRIERVRYATYGADFLAVEEVLAWARRP, encoded by the coding sequence ATGGCACAGCGTCTGCCGCTGCGCTTCGATCAGCTCTGCCAGGTTCTGACCACCCTTGAGGCAGGCGCCTACATCTGGCCCACCAGTGAGCAAGCCCCGTCCCTGCTCACTTCGCGGCCTCAGCTCCAAGTCGGAGACTATGCCCCCGACTTCCTCCTCCCTGCTCTGGGCGGGGGAGAGGTTCGCCTTTCCGCATTGCATGGGCAACGCATCTGGCTCAGCCTGAACAGGCAGTCAACCTGCGCCATTTGCAACCCGCGGCATGCAGAAGTCATCGCCGTCCAAGATCAGCTGGTGCCGCTGGGCGTTCAGACCGTCAGCATCTGGGGCAGTACCCTAGACGACCTGGCACGCGGTATTGGCAAACAGCGTCCTCCCTATGCTGTTTTGGCTGATCCAGACGACACGACCTACACGCGCTATGGGCTTTCATTCAGCCTGTCGGGCACTTTGGATCCCCGGAATCTAGGCACCATGCTGCGCGGCTTCCGGATGATGGGTGCGGCGGCGCTCAAGTCGGACGGAGAACTCTTCAGAATGCCGGCCGAGTTCCTGATTGGTCGAGATGGCCGCATCGAGCGTGTACGCTACGCGACCTATGGGGCAGACTTTCTCGCTGTAGAAGAGGTCCTGGCATGGGCGCGGCGACCCTAA
- a CDS encoding ATP-binding protein — MTPSWLHRLHALFGQSGVVTSAPSDAVVDPCSTDQAAPESGLLDFHLSPHLLRLLIDHQATSLPRAVAECVMNSVDAGAGRIDVTLHTDQHHRMHALTVQDDGRGFTTRQDVEQYFRTFGFDHDTDAERGRRQYGRFGIGRAQLWAFGAVQWRTGPFELGVNTQEHGVAFTLTADLPQQAGTQIHATLFKHAPTFTLQEHLEDHLRYVDVPLFVNGAQINQPPSQAQWTFEDEDAYYDLRPGGGVHLYNLGVLIGEVDEKFAGGGVIVSKKALRLNLTRTRTIERDELGTRILATMHRLVLAHVKAQAKLSEGERAFLARAYLKGEVAWAEVQGLKLITTVDDRDHTLSAFAHLVAQRGLVGAATRGEALADKASQHGLAVVLAERTLTRWGVSNVTGFKTALCRAVLPNDEATLADQWDARDAAEQDFFEAIQHGVWTEDLAQHVDDRVFRHAQVPRGEWTVEERAVLAGLQKIVPRAAQALRLRNGKRKVVLGDSTGAQAWTDGRSFIALDRRLVPLAQRGLPGFTRLALLILHEMTHAQENMGSDVHDAAFYAAYHDAAFYAAYHDASLTDTFGPAPQDALDVYVTRLLDKRLPLSRAALQTSSLQYRVRSLPDWLAQHERRNRPWACTVRHHTWAGRVLMIHELRRTEERRWWGQASLVRGTLYAQDGACLGELILTEEVDLAVWVEESPPKTLQPTPPVHLPKALSRAVQGRLRTYTQGRTGPVEVHVSCKVQGAGPRFRVGLHIPSARDAYWSVTPTHLTAAPTLAAAERLAELARAWLHAQGRDAATADPEPLEETPLLGQDDPPPQNLAQIDTSPPSSTEILA; from the coding sequence GTGACACCCTCTTGGCTGCACCGTCTCCACGCTCTTTTTGGGCAGTCAGGCGTCGTCACCTCGGCCCCGTCCGACGCCGTAGTCGACCCGTGCTCCACCGATCAGGCGGCGCCTGAGAGTGGGCTCTTGGATTTTCATCTCAGTCCCCACCTGTTGCGCCTACTCATTGATCATCAGGCCACCAGCCTGCCACGCGCCGTGGCCGAGTGCGTCATGAACAGCGTGGACGCTGGCGCTGGCCGCATCGACGTCACCCTGCACACCGACCAGCATCACCGGATGCACGCCCTGACCGTTCAAGATGACGGCCGCGGCTTCACCACCCGCCAGGATGTCGAGCAGTATTTCCGCACCTTCGGCTTCGACCACGACACCGACGCTGAACGCGGCCGGCGCCAATACGGCCGGTTCGGCATCGGGCGCGCGCAGCTCTGGGCCTTCGGCGCCGTCCAGTGGCGCACCGGCCCCTTTGAGCTCGGCGTCAATACCCAAGAGCACGGCGTCGCCTTCACCTTGACAGCGGACCTGCCCCAGCAGGCCGGCACCCAGATCCACGCCACCCTCTTCAAGCACGCCCCCACCTTTACCCTTCAGGAGCATCTCGAAGACCATCTGCGCTATGTCGACGTTCCCCTGTTCGTGAATGGCGCCCAGATCAACCAGCCGCCCAGCCAGGCGCAGTGGACCTTTGAAGATGAGGACGCGTATTACGACCTGCGGCCCGGCGGTGGCGTCCACCTCTACAACCTGGGCGTCCTGATCGGCGAGGTGGACGAGAAATTTGCCGGCGGCGGCGTGATCGTGAGCAAGAAGGCCCTCCGCCTCAACTTGACCCGCACGCGCACGATTGAACGGGACGAGCTGGGCACCCGCATCCTGGCCACCATGCACCGCTTGGTCCTGGCGCATGTCAAAGCGCAGGCCAAGCTCTCGGAAGGTGAGCGGGCCTTCCTCGCGCGCGCGTATCTGAAGGGTGAAGTGGCGTGGGCCGAGGTGCAGGGCCTCAAGCTCATCACCACGGTTGACGACCGCGACCACACCCTGAGCGCCTTTGCCCATCTGGTCGCGCAGCGGGGGCTGGTGGGGGCCGCCACGCGGGGCGAGGCGCTGGCGGACAAGGCCTCCCAGCACGGGCTGGCGGTGGTGCTCGCCGAGCGCACCCTCACCCGGTGGGGCGTGTCCAACGTGACCGGATTCAAAACCGCTCTATGCCGCGCCGTTCTCCCCAACGACGAGGCCACCCTGGCTGACCAGTGGGACGCGAGGGACGCAGCCGAGCAGGACTTCTTTGAGGCCATCCAGCACGGCGTCTGGACGGAGGACCTCGCTCAGCACGTGGATGACCGCGTGTTCCGGCACGCCCAGGTGCCCCGCGGAGAGTGGACCGTCGAAGAGCGCGCCGTGCTGGCGGGCTTGCAGAAAATCGTGCCGCGCGCGGCCCAGGCGCTGCGGCTCCGGAACGGCAAGCGCAAGGTGGTCCTGGGCGACAGCACGGGCGCTCAGGCCTGGACCGACGGCCGAAGCTTTATCGCCCTGGACCGGCGCCTGGTCCCGCTCGCCCAGCGAGGCTTGCCCGGCTTCACCCGCTTAGCTTTGCTGATCCTGCACGAGATGACGCACGCGCAGGAAAACATGGGCAGCGACGTGCACGACGCGGCCTTCTACGCGGCTTATCACGACGCGGCCTTCTACGCGGCTTATCACGACGCGAGCCTGACGGACACGTTTGGCCCCGCACCGCAAGACGCCCTGGACGTGTACGTCACCCGGCTACTGGACAAGCGGCTGCCGCTGAGTCGGGCCGCTCTCCAGACCTCCAGCTTGCAGTACAGAGTGCGGAGCCTCCCCGACTGGCTGGCGCAGCATGAGCGGAGGAACCGTCCCTGGGCCTGCACCGTGCGGCACCACACTTGGGCGGGACGGGTCCTAATGATTCACGAGTTGCGCCGAACCGAGGAACGGCGCTGGTGGGGGCAAGCGTCTCTGGTGCGTGGCACGTTGTATGCCCAGGATGGGGCCTGCCTGGGCGAGCTCATCTTGACCGAGGAGGTGGACCTGGCCGTCTGGGTTGAAGAGTCACCGCCCAAGACGCTTCAACCAACACCGCCAGTCCACCTGCCGAAGGCGCTGTCTAGGGCGGTGCAGGGGCGGCTCAGGACGTACACCCAGGGGAGAACTGGACCTGTGGAGGTGCACGTCAGCTGCAAGGTCCAGGGCGCCGGTCCCCGCTTCCGGGTGGGCCTGCACATTCCCTCCGCCCGGGACGCGTACTGGAGCGTGACCCCGACCCACCTGACGGCCGCGCCGACTCTCGCGGCGGCTGAACGCCTCGCTGAACTGGCCCGGGCGTGGCTACACGCGCAGGGCCGTGACGCGGCAACCGCTGACCCAGAACCGCTAGAAGAAACGCCGCTGCTGGGTCAAGACGACCCACCACCGCAGAACCTGGCCCAGATCGATACCTCACCACCCTCTTCGACAGAAATTCTCGCATAG